In Erpetoichthys calabaricus chromosome 4, fErpCal1.3, whole genome shotgun sequence, one genomic interval encodes:
- the LOC114651111 gene encoding uncharacterized protein LOC114651111 translates to MAMEWRPRTKKTPGKYHKIMLEEEPPKFLMKPLDGYDDIIEKAKEMFWKDDKRNEAQYTLCNADGSRWPKSDFEKEYFSLNEIPDIWKKTLYVGRRDLDDVICVGQLSLASKSENLTQTKSMLMENAAMDNPILQETSGHLKKSSTSCKRKPTMDNLQAQLSGSFSFELMVSSSKKHCSLAIAENMEDGSLKSDVQTPPHYAIPPVHMPRVPYVDDGQIKFNPDLAVGSGSFGTVYFGSYQGTPAAVKKIPVDDSNDFLHEILVCLRLSHPNIVRFLSATKKDQYILIANEYVHGASLHVVLHSADSPVKLEAEEKNYVALDVAMAVEYIHSKNVIHQDLKPANILIEGSSKKAYLTDWGLTNVRDSVSLRQGSKISGLLSGPLGEF, encoded by the exons ATGGCAATGGAGTGGAGACctagaacaaaaaaaacacctggaAAATACCATAAGATAATGCTGGAAGAAGAGCCTCCTAAATTTTTAATGAAACCATTGGATGGTTATGATGATATAATAGAGAAAGCCAAAGAAATGTTTTGGAAAGATGACAAAAGAAATGAAGCTCAGTACACACTGTGCAATGCGGATGGATCAAGATGGCCCAAATCAGATTTTGAGAAGGAGTATTTCTCATTAAATGAAATTCCAGATATATGGAAGAAAACATTATATGTTGGTCGTAGAGATTTAG atGATGTGATATGTGTTGGACAGCTTTCTTTGGCATCTAAAAGTGAAAACTTAACACAAACAAAATCCATGTTAATGGAGAATGCAGCAATG GATAATCCAATTTTGCAGGAAACCTCAG GCCATTTGAAGAAAAGTTCCACCAGTTGTAAG AGAAAACCAACAATGGACAACTTACAAg CACAACTTTCAGGAAGCTTTTCCTTTGAG CTGATGGTGTCATCTAGTAAAAAACATTGTTCACTGGCAATTGCTGAAAATATGGAAGATGGTTCATTAAAGTCTGATGTTCAAACACCTCCTCATTATGCAATTCCTCCAG TGCACATGCCACGAGTTCCATATGTTGATGATGGACAAATCAAATTCAATCCTGATTTGGCTGTGGGGTCAGGGTCGTTTGGAACGGTGTACTTTGGTTCATATCAGGGAACACCAGCAGCAGTAAAGAAGATTCCTGTTGATGACAGTAATGACTTTTTGCATGAGATCCTTGTTTGTTT AAGACTTTCTCATCCAAATATTGTTAGATTCTTGTCTGCTACCAAAAAAGATCAGTATATACTCATAGCAAATGAGTATGTCCATGGAGCAAGTTTACACGTTGTACTTCACAGTGCAGACAGTCCAGTGAAG ttagaagcagaagaaaaaaattacgTTGCACTTGATGTGGCAATGGCTGTGGAATACATCCATTCCAAGAATGTAATACACCAGGACCTGAAGCCTGCAAACATCCTG ATTGAAGGCAGCAGCAAAAAGGCCTATCTTACCGACTGGGGTTTAACCAATGTTCGCGACTCAGTTTCGCTAAGGCAGGGGAGCAAAATATCTGGCCTTTTAAGTGGACCTCTTGGTG AATtctga